The proteins below are encoded in one region of Arenibacter algicola:
- a CDS encoding 50S ribosomal protein L25/general stress protein Ctc, whose protein sequence is MKSITIKGSERESVGKKATKALRNAGKVPCVIYGGEKPLHFAAEELSFKDLVYTPNAHTVVVDLEGGKKYDAVMQDIQFHPVTDSILHVDFYQLFKDKEVTMDIPVRLLGNSPGVRNGGRLLFRKRKLAIKALPDNLPDFFDVDISKLKIGGNISVSTLLKDEFTILHPENTVVVQVKAARNAVLTDEEDEEGEEGEEAAAEAPAEGGEE, encoded by the coding sequence ATGAAGTCAATTACAATTAAAGGATCAGAAAGAGAAAGCGTAGGCAAAAAAGCAACAAAGGCCTTACGTAATGCTGGAAAGGTTCCTTGCGTTATTTACGGAGGGGAAAAACCATTACACTTTGCAGCAGAAGAACTATCGTTCAAAGATTTAGTGTACACTCCAAACGCACACACCGTTGTGGTTGATTTGGAAGGTGGTAAAAAGTACGATGCGGTAATGCAGGATATTCAATTTCACCCTGTAACCGATAGCATTTTACATGTAGACTTTTATCAATTGTTCAAGGATAAGGAAGTTACTATGGACATTCCTGTAAGGTTGTTGGGTAATTCTCCAGGGGTTAGAAATGGTGGTAGATTATTGTTTAGAAAAAGAAAGCTTGCCATTAAGGCTTTGCCGGACAATTTGCCAGATTTCTTTGATGTGGATATCTCTAAATTGAAAATCGGAGGAAATATTTCCGTATCTACATTGTTGAAAGATGAGTTTACCATTCTTCACCCAGAAAACACTGTGGTTGTTCAGGTTAAAGCTGCACGTAATGCAGTCTTGACAGATGAAGAGGATGAAGAAGGAGAAGAAGGAGAAGAAGCTGCTGCAGAAGCGCCAGCTGAAGGTGGTGAAGAATAG
- a CDS encoding SusC/RagA family TonB-linked outer membrane protein, with translation MKKEKNRCLAKSRSLITMLLGVVLVVFAGQLSFAQGQTFSGSVLDSETSQPLPGASVMVKGTTTGVVTDFDGNFSIVIPSLDTTLVISYIGFQTQEVIVDGKSTIKVLLVPDSQALNEVVVVGYGTQKKINLSGSVAVVDMKQLEDRPIANVSQGLQGTVANLNISFANGAPGSTASINIRGFTSINGGSPLIMIDGVPSSEADLTRMNPNDIASISVLKDASSAAIYGARAAFGVVLVTTKEGGQSKITYSNSFIWGKPTITPDPITDPYIFSRLLDTSTNNTPWDYVNYSDETYAWARDRSNDPTVPNVRLDPQNPDRWQYMGDTNWNEYFFNSAAFSQNHNISISGKKEIVDPGSEKKEVISYYVSANHTLENGLNRLAEDSWERNALRSKVSINPYKWLDFENNTFLSFTNRNLPTYGITNVYNLRPTDVVRNPDGTWANTPAGIAAARMIDGGKTAITETGIQTTNRLNLYLLDKALTLTAEHTFKKDFDRRHWDGTKYKIGFGPNDVREQVNEDYAYEALGENKYNVFNLYATYAKEFNKHNFTAIVGYNKEINEYEWFSANRDDLISSDLPNMALATGEQTVGWAYSDWALNGVFGRLNYIYNDRYILELNGRYDGSSRFPKEDRYGFFPSVSLAWIASKGFGEELSDVINHLKFRISNGSLGNQNVSNYGHINTMSTGQSGYLIDGEYPKAVYAPGLGINPNTYTWEKVVTTNFGVDLGFFDNSLNLSLDNYVRNTIGMLTPSQELPGVLGTDPPSANAADLQTYGWEFTLGYKNNFMLGGSAFDFGSSIILSDNETTITRFDNDGQLFSQWREGAKVGEIWGLENDGFFKNEEEIAALDESAIVPWGALSIVPGWPKYVDQDGDGKILRGESANDPKDLKLIGNSRPRYQIGFNLNMSWKGFDISGFLQGVGKMDYYPTNYLFWGPYQQPYANVYPHLLDFYRGSADSDALMAQHSQSYIDAGLADANTDAEYPVLQSWLADSNYGAGLDIPQTKYLKSASYLRFKNITIGYALPHRLLDKMHISKLRFFVTGENIYEWSSIKKHIDPEATGNRGFAYPFHRKLSVGMNLTF, from the coding sequence ATGAAAAAAGAAAAAAACCGGTGCTTAGCCAAAAGCCGATCACTTATCACAATGTTGCTCGGTGTTGTTCTAGTAGTGTTTGCGGGGCAGTTGTCCTTTGCTCAAGGACAGACTTTTTCCGGATCAGTATTGGATTCTGAGACCAGTCAGCCATTGCCAGGGGCGAGTGTCATGGTAAAGGGAACAACAACTGGAGTCGTTACTGATTTTGATGGTAATTTTAGTATTGTTATTCCATCGTTGGATACCACGTTAGTTATATCCTACATTGGGTTTCAGACACAAGAAGTTATTGTTGATGGGAAATCTACCATTAAGGTCCTATTGGTCCCGGATTCCCAAGCGCTAAATGAGGTCGTGGTAGTAGGGTATGGCACCCAAAAGAAAATTAACTTATCTGGTTCCGTGGCGGTAGTAGATATGAAACAATTGGAAGACAGGCCAATTGCCAACGTATCCCAGGGACTTCAAGGCACAGTTGCTAATTTAAATATTTCCTTCGCTAATGGAGCACCAGGTAGCACGGCCAGTATTAATATTAGGGGTTTTACCTCGATTAATGGGGGTAGCCCTCTGATTATGATAGACGGAGTTCCATCATCCGAGGCAGATCTTACCCGTATGAACCCTAACGATATTGCATCCATTTCTGTATTGAAGGATGCATCCTCTGCTGCAATATATGGTGCTCGGGCAGCATTTGGAGTAGTTCTGGTTACTACCAAAGAGGGTGGGCAAAGTAAAATTACCTATTCCAATTCTTTTATTTGGGGAAAGCCTACAATAACTCCCGATCCAATAACTGATCCATATATCTTTTCCAGGTTATTGGATACTTCAACCAATAATACACCCTGGGACTATGTAAATTATTCCGATGAAACCTATGCATGGGCGCGAGATAGATCCAATGATCCAACGGTCCCCAATGTACGATTGGATCCCCAAAATCCTGATAGATGGCAATATATGGGAGATACCAATTGGAACGAGTACTTCTTCAATAGTGCTGCCTTTTCTCAAAACCACAACATTTCGATAAGTGGAAAAAAGGAAATAGTAGACCCCGGTAGTGAGAAAAAGGAGGTTATAAGTTATTATGTTTCCGCTAACCATACCCTTGAAAATGGTTTAAATAGGTTGGCTGAGGATTCTTGGGAGAGAAATGCACTTAGGTCAAAAGTTTCCATAAACCCTTATAAGTGGCTGGATTTTGAGAACAATACCTTTTTGTCTTTTACCAATAGGAATCTGCCTACTTATGGGATAACCAATGTTTACAACCTTAGACCTACCGATGTTGTAAGAAACCCAGATGGTACATGGGCTAATACGCCGGCCGGGATTGCAGCGGCACGTATGATAGACGGCGGTAAAACGGCCATTACGGAAACTGGCATTCAGACTACAAATAGGTTGAATTTATATTTATTGGACAAGGCTCTAACCTTGACCGCCGAGCACACCTTTAAAAAAGATTTTGATCGCAGACATTGGGATGGAACCAAGTATAAAATAGGATTTGGACCCAATGATGTCAGGGAACAGGTAAATGAGGATTATGCTTACGAGGCTTTGGGCGAGAATAAATACAATGTCTTTAACCTTTATGCTACATACGCCAAAGAATTTAACAAACATAATTTCACGGCCATCGTTGGTTACAATAAAGAGATAAATGAGTATGAGTGGTTCTCGGCCAACAGGGATGATCTAATTTCATCGGATCTTCCAAACATGGCTTTGGCTACTGGAGAACAAACAGTTGGTTGGGCCTATTCGGACTGGGCATTGAACGGTGTTTTTGGTAGGTTAAATTATATCTATAATGATAGGTATATTTTGGAACTAAATGGAAGATATGATGGTTCCTCAAGATTTCCAAAAGAAGATAGATATGGTTTCTTTCCTTCAGTTTCTTTGGCGTGGATAGCCAGTAAAGGGTTTGGTGAAGAGCTAAGTGATGTGATAAACCATTTAAAATTTCGGATTTCAAATGGGTCACTTGGTAACCAAAATGTCAGTAATTATGGACATATCAATACTATGTCCACTGGGCAATCCGGTTATTTGATAGACGGAGAATACCCAAAGGCAGTTTATGCTCCAGGATTGGGGATTAACCCCAATACATACACTTGGGAAAAAGTGGTGACTACCAATTTTGGGGTCGATTTGGGATTCTTTGACAACTCCCTCAACCTTTCTTTAGATAATTATGTTAGAAATACCATAGGCATGCTAACACCAAGTCAAGAATTGCCTGGTGTATTGGGTACGGACCCACCCAGTGCTAATGCAGCGGACCTCCAAACCTATGGTTGGGAATTCACCCTTGGATATAAGAATAATTTTATGTTGGGAGGAAGTGCTTTTGATTTTGGCAGTTCTATAATCCTTTCGGACAATGAAACTACCATAACTAGATTTGATAATGATGGGCAACTATTTTCACAATGGCGTGAAGGTGCAAAAGTTGGTGAAATCTGGGGCTTGGAAAATGATGGCTTCTTTAAGAACGAGGAAGAGATAGCTGCCCTGGACGAATCGGCTATTGTTCCATGGGGCGCGCTATCCATTGTGCCAGGATGGCCAAAATACGTTGACCAAGATGGGGATGGTAAAATATTACGCGGGGAATCTGCCAATGACCCTAAGGACTTAAAATTGATAGGCAATTCCAGGCCTCGTTACCAAATTGGTTTTAATCTGAATATGTCATGGAAAGGATTTGATATTAGCGGATTCCTGCAGGGTGTCGGAAAAATGGATTACTATCCCACCAACTATCTTTTCTGGGGTCCTTATCAACAACCCTATGCCAATGTGTACCCCCATCTCTTAGATTTTTACAGGGGTTCTGCCGATAGTGATGCCTTAATGGCCCAACACTCACAATCATATATAGATGCTGGTTTGGCCGATGCCAACACCGATGCCGAGTATCCTGTTTTACAAAGTTGGTTGGCAGATTCCAATTATGGGGCCGGTCTTGATATTCCTCAGACAAAATATTTGAAAAGTGCTTCATACCTGAGGTTTAAAAACATCACTATTGGTTATGCCCTTCCGCATAGATTGCTGGATAAAATGCACATTTCCAAATTGAGATTTTTCGTAACCGGTGAAAATATATATGAATGGTCCTCAATAAAAAAGCATATAGATCCAGAGGCAACCGGCAATAGAGGTTTTGCATATCCTTTTCATCGCAAGTTATCCGTAGGCATGAACCTTACTTTTTAA
- a CDS encoding fibronectin type III domain-containing protein, with protein MKPIAIILCFLALVGCGGKDSPKPPLSALLVFPQKNSECTTGINVTGTNNSTVQFRWQASDHTESYELRATNLNTNTTQTIVVSGTSANLNIERGAPFSWLVVSKNTEVSESARSETWRFFNAGVETTHAPFPAEVVAPKTGSNIARDINNEVLLEWEGADVDNDLEGYEVYFSTETPPTTLISTLTSGKSDLKVSVEANTVYYWRIVTMDREGNTATNSISEFKVR; from the coding sequence ATGAAACCAATAGCCATAATTTTATGCTTCTTGGCCCTAGTGGGATGTGGAGGAAAGGACTCTCCCAAACCTCCCTTGTCCGCCCTGTTGGTCTTTCCCCAGAAAAACTCGGAATGCACCACCGGCATAAATGTAACAGGAACCAATAATTCTACAGTACAATTTAGATGGCAAGCATCGGATCATACGGAATCCTATGAACTAAGGGCTACAAATTTGAATACCAACACCACTCAAACCATTGTGGTAAGCGGTACTTCGGCAAATTTGAATATTGAAAGAGGGGCCCCATTTTCTTGGCTGGTAGTTTCCAAAAATACGGAAGTATCGGAATCGGCACGTAGCGAAACATGGCGGTTTTTTAATGCTGGTGTGGAAACCACCCACGCCCCTTTTCCCGCTGAGGTTGTAGCTCCCAAAACAGGATCGAACATAGCCAGGGACATTAATAATGAGGTTCTCTTGGAATGGGAAGGTGCAGATGTGGATAATGATCTGGAAGGATACGAAGTTTATTTTTCCACCGAAACCCCTCCAACTACTCTGATAAGCACACTAACATCAGGGAAATCCGATCTAAAGGTAAGCGTTGAAGCCAACACCGTTTATTACTGGAGAATAGTTACCATGGATAGGGAAGGAAATACCGCTACAAATAGTATTTCCGAATTTAAAGTACGCTAA
- a CDS encoding TetR family transcriptional regulator — MGRKSLKTERQSEIIEAFYRVAQKEGLENVSLAKVATEMDVNTSLVLHYFKSKDELLFGLINFILERYKKLYTTEYNKERSGSRLVSIINNLFSREWNELVDDGVFYSCFALIFRDEKIQLAYKELHDYLRLLLTEVIEEAKSNGEVNIQCSKETADLIFVMVEGAYYYLSLFEPNEEYYEKLKKYKEAAIEILQFTNHT; from the coding sequence ATGGGAAGAAAAAGCTTAAAGACAGAACGCCAATCAGAAATAATTGAGGCCTTTTACAGGGTGGCACAAAAAGAGGGCCTAGAGAACGTTTCATTAGCCAAAGTGGCTACCGAAATGGATGTGAATACCAGTTTGGTGTTGCACTATTTTAAATCCAAAGATGAACTTCTTTTTGGGTTGATCAATTTTATTCTTGAACGCTATAAAAAACTTTATACAACAGAATATAATAAGGAAAGAAGTGGCTCCCGATTAGTGAGTATAATAAATAATTTATTCTCCAGAGAATGGAACGAACTTGTAGACGACGGTGTTTTTTACAGCTGTTTTGCCCTAATTTTTAGGGATGAAAAAATACAATTAGCCTATAAGGAATTACACGATTATTTAAGACTATTGCTCACAGAGGTTATTGAAGAGGCCAAAAGCAATGGTGAGGTAAATATTCAATGCTCCAAGGAAACGGCAGATTTAATCTTTGTTATGGTAGAAGGGGCGTATTATTATCTTTCCCTTTTTGAACCTAACGAGGAATATTATGAAAAGTTGAAAAAGTATAAGGAGGCCGCCATTGAAATACTTCAATTTACCAACCATACCTAA
- a CDS encoding site-specific integrase yields the protein MQDLMSILFYIRKKGVSDPSQAIIYLRITYNGKRAEVSTMRKVAISKWDAKANKVIGYTPEAKQTNRQLDIIKNRIYEIYQKFLNDGNNYISAKGIRDEFIGANTNKKLIMEMFEEHNLRMEKLVGREFSFRTLQRYKTTKKHLQKFIISNYNSEDLPLNKIDVKFINSFIYYLKANLELSHNSALKYIAYLKKIIRQAYANGWIDKDPFYNFKLRPKSIDKEFLNKEEINTLMERQFSISRLEQVRDVFIFSCYTGLAYIDVAKLRANDIVIGIDGKRWIKVKRTKTKSLSSIPLLPISERIIAKYSSLHCDNDQLLPVYSNQKTNGYLKEIADLCGITKNLTFHVARHTFATTITLSNGVPIESVSKMLGHKSLKTTQHYAKILDTKLAEDMNKLQLLLEDKNNSSELKKTRKKVHF from the coding sequence ATGCAAGATTTAATGTCAATTCTGTTTTATATTCGAAAAAAGGGGGTGAGTGATCCTTCCCAGGCCATCATCTATCTTCGAATTACTTATAATGGTAAAAGAGCTGAAGTTAGTACCATGAGAAAAGTTGCTATTTCCAAATGGGATGCCAAGGCGAACAAGGTTATTGGCTATACCCCGGAAGCCAAACAGACCAACCGTCAACTGGATATCATTAAAAATCGCATATATGAGATTTATCAAAAGTTTTTGAACGATGGCAATAATTATATATCGGCAAAAGGAATAAGGGATGAATTTATAGGGGCAAATACCAATAAAAAGCTAATCATGGAAATGTTTGAAGAACATAACCTAAGAATGGAAAAACTGGTGGGAAGGGAATTCTCCTTTAGGACGCTTCAACGCTATAAGACCACCAAGAAACACCTCCAAAAATTTATAATTTCAAACTATAATTCCGAGGACCTCCCTCTAAATAAGATAGATGTTAAGTTCATCAATAGCTTCATTTACTATCTAAAGGCCAATCTTGAACTTTCACACAATTCTGCCTTAAAATATATAGCCTATTTAAAGAAAATAATACGTCAGGCCTACGCCAATGGATGGATCGACAAAGACCCCTTTTACAATTTTAAGCTTCGCCCCAAGTCAATTGATAAGGAATTCTTAAACAAAGAAGAAATTAATACCCTTATGGAAAGACAATTCTCCATTTCCAGATTGGAACAGGTCAGGGATGTTTTCATTTTTAGCTGCTACACTGGTTTGGCCTATATTGATGTTGCCAAGCTCCGTGCAAACGATATCGTAATTGGAATAGACGGGAAACGATGGATAAAAGTAAAGCGGACCAAGACCAAATCATTAAGTAGCATTCCCCTTTTACCGATTTCAGAAAGAATCATCGCTAAGTATTCCTCTTTACATTGTGACAATGATCAATTATTACCAGTTTATAGCAATCAAAAAACAAATGGCTATCTAAAAGAAATAGCAGACCTATGCGGAATAACCAAAAACTTAACCTTTCATGTTGCAAGACATACCTTTGCCACTACTATAACTTTATCCAATGGCGTTCCCATTGAATCCGTGAGCAAAATGCTGGGACACAAATCTTTAAAGACAACCCAGCATTACGCCAAAATACTGGACACTAAACTTGCCGAGGATATGAACAAACTTCAATTACTGTTGGAAGACAAAAATAATTCCTCTGAACTAAAGAAGACCAGAAAAAAAGTACACTTTTGA
- a CDS encoding ribose-phosphate pyrophosphokinase, producing the protein MPYQVPEPKIFTCTQSTKLSEKIAEHFGSNLGNVIFSRYSDGEFQPSFEESIRGMRVFIIGSTNPSSENLMEMLLMLDAAKRASARHITAVMPYFGWARQDRKDKPRVPIAAKLVAKMLEAAGATRIITMDLHADQIQGFFEKPVDHLFASTLFLPYLNSLNLNDLTIASPDMGGSKRAYAYSKALGCDVVICYKQRAQANVISHMELIGDVEGKNVVLVDDMVDTAGTLTKAADLMMARGAVSVRAITTHALLSGDAYEKIEKSKLSELIVTDSIPLKKESKKIRVISCAELFADVMHRVHHNTSISSKFLM; encoded by the coding sequence ATGCCATATCAAGTACCGGAGCCTAAAATTTTCACCTGTACCCAAAGTACCAAGCTATCAGAAAAAATAGCCGAGCATTTTGGTTCCAATTTAGGCAATGTTATTTTTTCTAGATACAGCGATGGGGAGTTTCAGCCATCCTTTGAGGAATCTATACGTGGAATGCGTGTATTTATTATTGGTTCTACGAATCCTAGTTCTGAAAACTTGATGGAAATGTTGTTGATGTTGGATGCTGCAAAAAGAGCATCGGCACGGCACATAACTGCAGTAATGCCTTATTTTGGCTGGGCCAGACAGGATAGAAAAGACAAACCTAGGGTTCCAATAGCGGCCAAACTGGTAGCTAAAATGTTGGAGGCGGCAGGTGCTACCCGTATCATTACCATGGATCTCCATGCCGATCAAATACAGGGCTTTTTTGAAAAGCCCGTGGACCATTTATTTGCGTCCACTTTGTTCTTGCCTTATTTGAACAGCCTTAACCTTAATGACCTTACCATAGCCTCGCCGGATATGGGTGGATCTAAAAGGGCTTACGCCTATTCCAAGGCGCTTGGTTGTGATGTTGTTATTTGTTACAAGCAAAGGGCACAGGCCAATGTTATCTCGCACATGGAACTTATTGGTGATGTAGAGGGGAAAAATGTGGTTTTGGTAGATGATATGGTAGATACGGCCGGAACTTTGACCAAAGCGGCAGATTTAATGATGGCAAGGGGAGCTGTAAGCGTAAGGGCAATTACTACCCACGCACTTCTATCAGGGGATGCCTATGAGAAAATTGAAAAGTCGAAATTATCGGAACTTATTGTAACCGATTCCATACCCTTAAAAAAGGAAAGTAAAAAAATTAGGGTAATCAGCTGTGCCGAGTTGTTTGCCGATGTTATGCACAGGGTGCATCACAATACTTCCATTAGTTCCAAGTTTCTAATGTAG
- a CDS encoding CBU_0592 family membrane protein: MSIFEIIGWTGSALFIISYFLLSINRLHARSILYQLMNVAGGLCLVVCAYDTQDRPNLFTNLVWMFIGVYALIKIQKRKGGSKGD; encoded by the coding sequence GTGAGCATATTCGAAATCATCGGGTGGACAGGTTCCGCTTTATTCATAATTTCCTATTTTTTGTTGAGCATTAACCGACTGCACGCTAGAAGTATACTTTATCAATTGATGAATGTTGCCGGTGGTTTGTGCCTAGTTGTTTGTGCTTATGACACGCAGGATAGGCCAAATCTTTTTACAAACCTTGTCTGGATGTTTATTGGGGTGTATGCTCTGATCAAAATCCAAAAAAGAAAAGGCGGTTCAAAAGGGGATTAG
- the pth gene encoding aminoacyl-tRNA hydrolase has protein sequence MFRFLESFFKLNSTLLDEKDDMKKFLVVGLGNIGEEYAETRHNIGFKILDSLSTEEAFTFETAKLGDVGTFKVKGRSIICLKPSTYMNRSGKAVKYWMEKENIPLENVLVITDDINLSFGTIRLKTKGSDGGHNGLKDVQQYLLTTNYNRLRFGVGSDFGKGKQIDYVLGEWNQEEKDALGERYERVNALIRSFVLSGVNRTMNEYNGT, from the coding sequence ATGTTCCGGTTTTTAGAATCTTTTTTTAAATTGAACAGTACATTGTTGGATGAAAAAGACGACATGAAGAAATTTTTAGTAGTAGGATTGGGCAATATTGGGGAGGAATACGCGGAAACCCGACATAATATTGGCTTTAAAATATTGGATTCCCTATCCACAGAGGAGGCTTTTACCTTTGAAACTGCAAAGTTGGGAGATGTGGGTACTTTTAAGGTCAAGGGAAGGAGTATAATCTGTCTTAAGCCATCTACTTATATGAACAGAAGTGGAAAGGCCGTAAAATATTGGATGGAGAAGGAAAATATTCCCCTTGAAAATGTACTTGTCATTACAGATGATATTAATCTTTCTTTCGGGACCATACGTTTAAAGACCAAGGGAAGTGACGGAGGCCATAATGGTTTAAAAGATGTTCAGCAGTACCTACTTACCACCAATTACAATAGATTGAGGTTTGGTGTTGGGTCCGATTTTGGAAAAGGAAAACAAATAGATTATGTCTTGGGAGAATGGAACCAAGAGGAAAAGGATGCTTTGGGTGAACGATATGAAAGAGTCAATGCGCTTATCCGTTCATTTGTACTTTCCGGGGTGAATAGGACAATGAACGAATACAACGGAACTTAA
- a CDS encoding GIY-YIG nuclease family protein, whose protein sequence is MLECLPAVGRAELVDLSADRQARLPTGRRAGNEILKMVWIYAISSLTSNYIYVGMTTDLEARIERHNKGREKTTKPYLPFELIFTESRENWTEGRKREKYWKSGVGKEQLRKLKTKK, encoded by the coding sequence TTGCTCGAGTGCCTGCCTGCGGTAGGCAGGGCGGAACTGGTAGACCTGTCTGCCGACAGGCAGGCCAGACTACCGACAGGCAGGCGCGCTGGAAATGAAATATTGAAAATGGTTTGGATTTATGCCATATCTAGTTTGACTTCTAACTATATATACGTGGGAATGACCACGGATTTAGAGGCAAGGATAGAAAGGCATAATAAAGGCAGAGAAAAAACAACCAAACCTTATTTACCCTTCGAGTTGATTTTCACGGAATCCCGGGAAAATTGGACGGAAGGCAGAAAAAGAGAAAAGTATTGGAAATCAGGTGTTGGAAAAGAACAGCTGAGAAAATTGAAAACTAAGAAATAA